CAGACAGCGGCGGCGATGCTCAACAGCCACAGGCACGACTTTGCCTTGGGCTGCCCTGGATGCAGCTGCGTGAGCTCGAACCAGGCCAGGGATTACCGGCTCCCCCTGCCCAGGCGATAGTTGAGCCCAAGGAGTCAATACAGCTGGTGGTGCCAGATACAGAGCCAGCGCTGGGGCCAGAAATCACTGATGTGGCTTTTACGCCGATCGAAAAGTCTGAGGGGGCTGGTCCTAGTGAGTCAGCTCCTGTTGCGATCGAACCAGAGGAGGCCACCAAACAGGACCAGGGCACCCACCTGGATGATCCAATCGGTTGACGGCACCAGCTCGCCGCTGGAAAAGCGCATCGCCATGGTGGCCAGACCAAGCCCCGCCGAGGCCACCAGGGCAAACCAGATGCCGCGCCTCAAACCACGCCATGGCGTGCGCACCTCTTGGAGCAGGCGAGCCCGCAGCTCTGGATCAAGGTCAGGGGGCTTCGATCCCATCAAATCAGGCCTATCGGCGGCTGGACAATGCTAGTTTCACAAAGGGGCCGGTGTAGCTCAGGGGTAGAGCAACTGATTCGTAATCAGTAGGTCGTCGGTT
This genomic interval from Cyanobium sp. WAJ14-Wanaka contains the following:
- a CDS encoding DUF3493 domain-containing protein; amino-acid sequence: MGSKPPDLDPELRARLLQEVRTPWRGLRRGIWFALVASAGLGLATMAMRFSSGELVPSTDWIIQVGALVLFGGLLWFDRNRS